The window TCACCCGCGGGCTAAAAATAACACTACCAACATAACAAGCGGAGGCGTGACCATGATTCGCACTACAACAAAAGCCCTTTGGATTGCTGCACTGTGTTTGGCAAGCACCTGGTTTGCACCAGTAACCCAGGCAGCCGATAGCCAGCAGCTTAATCCGGATTTTTTCTATTATTTTAATGGCAATATCGTGGGGCCACGGGGATTTGCGGTGAGTGATCCCGATAACTGGAACGGCATACCTGCTCAAAATTTTACCGCTGAATCAAAGGGCAGAAAACTAAAGATGGAGCCTACAGACTATAAAGCTAAAAACGACGCGATACACGTCACCTGGAGCCACAAAAAGGTCAAAGGAACGCTCGCGCTGAATGGCCCGGCTATGGACTTGGAAAAATATAAAGATCTCACCGCACTTGCTTTTGATGTACGTGTAGATCAGAAACCCAGCAAAGATGTGCAGCTCGGCATGGACTGCGGCTACCCCTGTCGTGCGGAAGTACCGATAGCTAGGAAACTTCGTGAATTTAAAAAGGGAGAGTGGTCTCTATTATGGATGCCGCTTAATTGCTTCAAAAGCGACGACTTTGATCTTACTAAAATCAAAGGCCCCTTCCTGCTTAGTACCGACGGGAAAATGACAATTGGTATTGCCAATATTCGTCTTGAACGACTCCCAGCAGGTTTTCCTGGCTGCAAAGAAGAGTAAAGATAGTTTTCGATGTAAAAAAAAGGCGCCTAAACGGCGCCTTTTCCATTTTAACGGCTGACTTTAATCGCGGACTACAGCTTCAAACCACACTTCAAAAATACAAGCCAAAACCACAACTGAAAACCACACCGCAAACTACACCTCCAGCTCGCGCGTAACCGGCATATGGCGCAACCGACGCCCGCTCGCGTGATAGATCGCATTCACCAGACTGGGCAACACCGGCGGCAGGCCCGGCTCACCTACGCCACCTGGCGCTTCGTCGCTGGCGAT of the Teredinibacter turnerae T7901 genome contains:
- a CDS encoding putative glycoside hydrolase; amino-acid sequence: MIRTTTKALWIAALCLASTWFAPVTQAADSQQLNPDFFYYFNGNIVGPRGFAVSDPDNWNGIPAQNFTAESKGRKLKMEPTDYKAKNDAIHVTWSHKKVKGTLALNGPAMDLEKYKDLTALAFDVRVDQKPSKDVQLGMDCGYPCRAEVPIARKLREFKKGEWSLLWMPLNCFKSDDFDLTKIKGPFLLSTDGKMTIGIANIRLERLPAGFPGCKEE